Proteins encoded in a region of the Nocardia asteroides genome:
- a CDS encoding DUF2247 family protein, giving the protein MDVVELALGYVVPADSKAGSIEEISLLLSDELDRLPDLMDQLVDSHDRVWSYLAIAWVHENQAEFEDPFKTVDLLFADFGYPQDVGEFVTFMPPPPGGVSGYPGLRQRWQKYLEQKRSEFLRARISDAVDGSRESS; this is encoded by the coding sequence GTGGACGTGGTCGAGTTGGCGCTGGGCTATGTCGTGCCAGCTGATTCCAAGGCGGGTTCTATCGAGGAGATCTCCCTTTTGCTCTCGGATGAGTTGGATCGTCTCCCTGATCTGATGGATCAACTCGTCGACAGTCATGACCGTGTCTGGTCCTATCTAGCAATCGCTTGGGTGCATGAGAACCAGGCAGAATTCGAGGACCCCTTCAAAACTGTCGATCTGCTCTTCGCCGATTTTGGTTACCCGCAAGATGTCGGGGAATTCGTCACCTTCATGCCGCCGCCACCCGGCGGTGTTTCAGGATATCCTGGCCTTCGTCAACGTTGGCAGAAGTACCTCGAACAAAAACGCTCCGAATTTCTCCGCGCGAGGATATCGGACGCGGTTGATGGTTCCCGAGAAAGTTCGTGA
- the argB gene encoding acetylglutamate kinase yields MTSQVLHTLSALDKAHVLAGALPWLQKFRDKVVVVKYGGNAMVDEHLKQAFAADMAFLRTVGVHPVVVHGGGPQISAMLKRLGLQGEFRGGFRVTTPEVMDVVRMVLFGQVGRELVGLINSHGPYAVGISGEDAGLFTATRRTVEVDGEPTDIGLVGDVTEVNPDAVLDLIDAGRIPVVSTIAPDADGVVHNINADTAAAALAEGIGAEKLVVLTDVEGLYTNWPDRSSLTSSIDTTALAELLPRLDAGMVPKMEACLRAVSAGVPTAHVIDGRVPHAVLLELFTGEGIGTMVTPAPLTPNGSGAPDGTKQ; encoded by the coding sequence ATGACCAGTCAGGTGTTGCACACGCTCTCCGCACTGGACAAGGCGCACGTCCTGGCCGGGGCCCTGCCGTGGCTGCAGAAGTTCCGGGACAAGGTCGTCGTCGTGAAGTACGGCGGCAACGCCATGGTCGACGAGCATTTGAAGCAGGCCTTCGCCGCCGACATGGCGTTCCTGCGCACGGTCGGCGTGCACCCGGTGGTGGTGCACGGCGGCGGCCCGCAGATCAGCGCGATGCTGAAAAGGCTCGGCCTGCAAGGCGAATTCCGCGGCGGCTTCCGGGTGACCACCCCCGAGGTGATGGACGTGGTGCGGATGGTGCTGTTCGGGCAGGTCGGCCGCGAGCTGGTCGGCCTGATCAACTCGCACGGCCCGTACGCGGTCGGCATCTCCGGTGAGGACGCCGGGCTGTTCACCGCGACCCGCCGCACCGTCGAGGTGGACGGCGAGCCCACCGATATCGGCCTGGTCGGCGACGTCACCGAGGTGAACCCCGACGCCGTGCTGGACCTGATCGATGCCGGCCGCATCCCCGTGGTGTCGACCATCGCCCCGGACGCCGACGGCGTGGTGCACAACATCAACGCCGACACCGCCGCCGCCGCGCTCGCCGAAGGCATCGGCGCGGAGAAACTGGTGGTGCTCACCGACGTCGAGGGCCTGTACACGAACTGGCCGGACCGGTCCTCGCTCACCTCCAGCATCGATACGACGGCGCTGGCCGAGTTGCTCCCGCGCCTGGATGCGGGCATGGTGCCCAAGATGGAAGCCTGCCTGCGCGCCGTGTCGGCGGGGGTGCCGACCGCGCATGTCATCGACGGTCGCGTCCCGCACGCCGTGCTGCTGGAACTGTTCACCGGAGAAGGAATCGGAACGATGGTGACTCCCGCCCCGCTCACCCCGAACGGGTCCGGCGCACCGGACGGAACGAAACAATGA
- the argC gene encoding N-acetyl-gamma-glutamyl-phosphate reductase: MVDSSDAPSPPGPAVRVAVAGASGYAGGEVLRLLLGHPAYRSGRLVIGALTAGSNAGTALGELQPHLLPLADRVLAPTTVDELAGHDVVFLGLPHGQSGAIAAELPDSTVIIDCGADFRLTDPNAWEKYYGSPHAGSWPYGLPELPGGREKLRGATRIAVPGCYPTVASLALAPAVAAGIVEPTVHVVAVSGASGAGRKLDIGLLGSEVMGSARAYGIAGAHRHTPEIAQNLAAAGGAEVSVSFTPVLAPMPRGILATCTAPIRVDAAQARAVYEKAYADEPFVHLLAEGVLPQTGSVLGSNAVTLQVAVDADAGLLVVIGAIDNLTKGTAGAAVQSMNLALGFDEAAGLSTVGVAP; encoded by the coding sequence ATGGTTGATTCCTCGGATGCGCCCAGCCCGCCCGGACCCGCCGTGCGGGTCGCGGTAGCCGGCGCCAGCGGATACGCGGGCGGCGAAGTATTGCGTCTGCTGCTGGGACATCCCGCTTACCGAAGCGGGCGCCTCGTCATCGGGGCGCTCACCGCGGGCTCGAACGCGGGCACCGCGCTGGGGGAGTTGCAGCCGCATCTGCTGCCGCTGGCCGATCGGGTGCTCGCACCGACCACGGTCGACGAGCTGGCGGGCCACGACGTGGTCTTCCTCGGGCTGCCGCACGGCCAGTCGGGAGCCATCGCCGCCGAGTTGCCCGATTCCACGGTGATCATCGACTGCGGGGCCGACTTCCGGCTCACCGACCCGAATGCCTGGGAGAAATACTACGGCAGCCCGCACGCGGGCAGCTGGCCCTACGGGTTGCCCGAGCTGCCCGGCGGCCGGGAGAAACTGCGCGGAGCGACGCGGATCGCGGTCCCCGGCTGCTATCCGACCGTCGCCAGCCTCGCGTTGGCCCCCGCCGTCGCCGCGGGCATCGTGGAGCCCACCGTGCACGTGGTGGCGGTGAGCGGCGCGTCCGGAGCCGGCCGCAAATTGGACATCGGGCTCTTGGGATCGGAGGTGATGGGCTCGGCGCGGGCCTACGGTATCGCGGGCGCGCACCGGCACACGCCGGAGATCGCGCAGAATCTCGCGGCGGCCGGGGGCGCCGAGGTCTCGGTGTCGTTCACTCCGGTACTGGCGCCGATGCCGCGCGGCATCCTCGCCACCTGCACGGCGCCGATCCGTGTAGACGCCGCCCAGGCGCGCGCCGTGTACGAGAAAGCGTATGCCGACGAGCCTTTCGTGCACCTGCTGGCGGAAGGCGTGCTGCCGCAGACCGGGTCGGTACTCGGCTCCAACGCCGTCACCCTGCAGGTGGCGGTGGACGCCGACGCGGGCTTGCTCGTGGTGATCGGCGCGATCGACAACTTGACCAAGGGCACCGCGGGAGCCGCGGTTCAATCCATGAATCTGGCGCTCGGATTCGACGAGGCCGCAGGACTTTCCACCGTAGGAGTGGCACCGTGA
- a CDS encoding WYL domain-containing protein has translation MRASRLVQLLLLLQTRGRLTAPELARELEVSVRTVYRDVEALSAAGVPVYSEPGRAGGVRLLDGYRTRLTGLTTDEADAVLLAGLPGAAADLGLGTVLATAQLKVLAALPPELRGRATRIAERVYVDAPGWFHRPDETPTLATIADALWHDRTLRVRYGRKDTVVERLLDPLGLVLKAGTWYLVARSGRTPRSYRVGRILSAEPTGESFDRPAEFDLRAHWSDAADDFARSMLRVRARCRIAATHLRLLRLMNDPAAVAEAQASAGPPDAEGWVEVVVPSESFEVLAHALLPLGEFVEVLEPPQLRAQLAATAAAMHARYRGGSSPAPARFG, from the coding sequence ATGCGGGCGAGTCGACTGGTGCAACTGCTTCTGCTGTTGCAGACCCGGGGCCGGCTGACCGCGCCGGAACTCGCGCGGGAACTGGAGGTCTCGGTGCGCACCGTCTATCGCGATGTCGAAGCCCTCTCGGCGGCGGGTGTCCCGGTCTACAGCGAGCCGGGTCGCGCGGGTGGCGTGCGGCTGCTGGACGGCTACCGCACCCGGCTCACCGGCCTCACCACCGACGAGGCCGACGCGGTGCTGCTGGCCGGATTGCCCGGCGCCGCAGCCGATCTCGGGCTCGGCACCGTGCTGGCCACCGCGCAGTTGAAGGTGCTCGCCGCGCTGCCACCGGAACTGCGCGGACGCGCGACGCGCATCGCCGAGCGGGTGTACGTCGACGCGCCGGGCTGGTTCCACCGACCGGACGAGACGCCGACGCTCGCGACGATCGCCGACGCGCTCTGGCACGACCGCACGCTGCGCGTGCGCTACGGCCGCAAGGACACGGTGGTCGAGCGCTTGCTGGACCCGCTCGGGCTGGTGCTCAAGGCAGGCACCTGGTACCTGGTCGCCCGGAGCGGGCGCACGCCCCGCTCGTATCGGGTGGGCCGGATCCTCTCCGCCGAACCGACCGGCGAATCGTTCGACCGCCCCGCCGAATTCGACCTGCGCGCGCACTGGAGCGACGCCGCCGACGATTTCGCGCGTTCGATGCTGCGCGTCCGGGCGCGCTGCCGGATCGCCGCCACCCACCTGCGGTTGCTGCGGCTGATGAACGATCCGGCAGCGGTCGCGGAGGCACAAGCCTCCGCGGGACCGCCCGATGCCGAAGGGTGGGTCGAAGTGGTCGTGCCGTCCGAGTCCTTCGAGGTGCTCGCGCACGCGCTTCTTCCCCTCGGCGAGTTCGTCGAAGTGCTGGAACCGCCGCAGCTGCGCGCACAGCTCGCGGCGACGGCCGCCGCCATGCATGCGCGCTACCGCGGAGGTAGTTCTCCCGCACCCGCCCGGTTCGGCTAG
- a CDS encoding winged helix-turn-helix domain-containing protein → MVPTTGAELAGFAALLADRTRADICLALLNGRAWTAGELARHTGVAASTATEHLDRLCDGGLLVEHRQGGHRYVQLAGPQVAELLKGMVAHLGPSGRPVTGLRTAAVAAALARGRTCYDHLAGRLGVAITDAMTARGLLHGDGGFALTDSGSAWLTGSMGVDPAALRATRRPVARPCLDWTERRVHLGGSAGAQLCRRLKELEWVKGVGSGRAVRVTARGEAGLAEALGIDPAMLR, encoded by the coding sequence GTGGTGCCGACCACAGGAGCCGAACTGGCGGGTTTCGCCGCCCTGCTCGCCGACCGCACCCGCGCCGACATCTGCCTCGCCCTGCTGAACGGACGGGCGTGGACCGCGGGCGAGCTCGCGCGCCACACCGGTGTCGCCGCGTCCACCGCGACCGAGCACCTGGACCGCCTGTGCGACGGCGGCCTGCTGGTCGAACACCGTCAAGGCGGGCATCGCTACGTCCAGCTGGCCGGTCCGCAGGTCGCCGAACTGCTCAAGGGCATGGTCGCTCATCTCGGCCCGTCCGGCCGCCCGGTGACCGGCTTGCGCACCGCCGCGGTCGCCGCCGCGCTGGCTCGTGGCCGCACCTGCTACGACCACCTCGCGGGCCGGCTCGGTGTGGCGATCACCGACGCCATGACCGCGCGTGGCCTGCTCCACGGTGACGGCGGGTTCGCCCTCACCGATTCCGGCTCGGCGTGGCTCACCGGCTCGATGGGCGTCGACCCTGCCGCCCTGCGCGCCACGCGACGCCCGGTGGCCAGGCCCTGCCTCGACTGGACCGAGCGCCGCGTCCATCTCGGCGGCTCGGCGGGCGCACAGCTGTGCCGCCGCCTGAAAGAGCTGGAGTGGGTCAAGGGCGTCGGTAGCGGCCGTGCCGTGCGGGTCACCGCGCGGGGCGAAGCCGGGCTGGCCGAAGCGCTGGGCATCGACCCGGCCATGCTGCGCTGA
- the argF gene encoding ornithine carbamoyltransferase gives MTSVRHFLRDDDVSPAEQAEILALAAELKKSPFARRPLEGPRGVGVIFEKNSTRTRFSFEMGIAQLGGHAVVVDGRDTQLGREETLGDTGRVLSRYVDAIVWRTFEQSRLDEMAATATVPVINALSDEFHPCQVLADLQTLAEHKGELVGRDLAYFGDGANNMAHSLLLGGVTAGLNVTIAAPAGFEPQPWIVEAARKRAAETGATITVTGDPVAAAWGADALVTDTWTSMGQENDGLDRVGPFRPFQLNAELLAHAQPDAVVLHCLPAHRGEEITDEVLDGPRSVVWDEAENRLHAQKALLVWLLERRSGSGA, from the coding sequence ATGACTTCCGTGCGGCACTTCCTGCGTGACGACGACGTCAGCCCCGCCGAGCAAGCCGAGATCCTGGCGCTCGCCGCCGAACTCAAGAAATCGCCCTTCGCCCGGCGCCCGCTCGAGGGCCCGCGCGGCGTCGGAGTGATCTTCGAGAAGAACTCCACCCGCACCCGCTTCTCCTTCGAGATGGGTATCGCCCAGCTCGGCGGGCACGCGGTGGTCGTCGACGGCCGCGACACCCAGCTGGGCCGGGAGGAGACGCTCGGCGACACCGGCCGGGTGCTCTCCCGCTACGTGGACGCGATCGTGTGGCGCACCTTCGAGCAGTCCCGGCTCGACGAGATGGCCGCCACCGCCACGGTTCCGGTGATCAACGCGCTGTCCGACGAGTTCCATCCGTGCCAGGTGCTCGCCGATCTGCAGACGCTGGCCGAACACAAGGGCGAGTTGGTCGGGCGCGATCTCGCCTACTTCGGTGACGGCGCCAACAACATGGCCCACTCGCTGCTGCTCGGCGGCGTCACCGCGGGTCTGAACGTGACCATCGCCGCGCCCGCGGGCTTCGAGCCACAGCCGTGGATCGTGGAGGCCGCGCGCAAGCGCGCCGCCGAGACCGGAGCCACCATCACGGTGACCGGCGATCCGGTCGCCGCGGCCTGGGGCGCCGACGCGCTGGTCACCGACACCTGGACCTCCATGGGGCAGGAGAACGACGGCTTGGACCGCGTCGGTCCGTTCCGGCCGTTCCAGCTCAACGCCGAGTTGCTCGCGCACGCCCAACCGGATGCGGTCGTGCTGCACTGCCTGCCCGCCCATCGCGGCGAGGAGATCACCGACGAGGTGCTCGACGGGCCGCGCAGTGTGGTGTGGGACGAGGCCGAGAACCGCCTGCACGCCCAGAAAGCGCTGCTGGTCTGGTTGCTGGAGCGACGATCCGGGAGCGGGGCGTGA
- a CDS encoding arginine repressor has translation MARTRAGRQSRIIELLTAHAVRSQTELAALLAAEGIETTQATLSRDLDELGAVKLRAADGGAGVYVVPEDGSPVRGVTGGTDRLSKLLGDLLVSTDASGNIAVLRTPPGAAHYLASALDRAALPYIVGTIAGDDTIAVIAREPLTGAEVAAKIEQLA, from the coding sequence ATCGCGCGTACTCGCGCCGGACGGCAGTCGCGCATCATCGAGCTGCTGACGGCGCACGCGGTGCGCAGCCAGACCGAACTGGCGGCCCTGCTGGCGGCCGAAGGCATCGAGACCACCCAGGCCACGCTGTCGCGGGATCTGGACGAACTGGGCGCGGTGAAACTGCGCGCCGCCGACGGCGGCGCGGGCGTCTACGTGGTGCCCGAGGACGGCAGCCCCGTCCGCGGCGTCACCGGCGGCACCGACCGGTTGTCCAAGCTGCTCGGCGACCTGCTGGTCTCCACCGACGCCAGCGGCAACATCGCGGTCCTGCGCACCCCGCCCGGCGCCGCCCATTACCTGGCCAGCGCTCTCGATCGCGCGGCACTGCCCTACATCGTCGGCACCATCGCGGGCGACGACACCATCGCCGTCATCGCGCGCGAGCCGCTGACCGGCGCCGAGGTAGCCGCGAAGATCGAACAACTAGCCTGA
- a CDS encoding WXG100 family type VII secretion target, translating to MAQGDGTFDVVPSEVSDAGRYLQLTAQELVDGVRTLDTEVGALLQGWTGVSATAYQAGWEETRQGAQTVLDALATLAELMGVTADTHIQLDTDRATNTSSLDLP from the coding sequence ATGGCGCAGGGTGATGGGACTTTCGATGTCGTCCCGTCAGAGGTTTCCGATGCGGGGCGTTACTTGCAGTTGACTGCCCAAGAGTTGGTCGACGGAGTCCGTACCTTGGACACTGAAGTCGGTGCCCTCTTGCAGGGATGGACCGGGGTCTCGGCGACCGCGTACCAGGCAGGCTGGGAGGAAACCCGTCAAGGCGCGCAAACCGTTCTGGACGCGCTCGCGACGCTGGCCGAATTGATGGGTGTCACCGCGGACACGCATATCCAGCTCGATACCGATCGTGCCACGAATACCAGTTCACTCGATCTGCCGTAG
- a CDS encoding WXG100 family type VII secretion target, which translates to MTAPFRVDLAELDDITARVAGFAGFLEDSLVGIQQRITAVQAGWSGPSATAANDAFARWLTGAQDVAEGIREMQAAAVAAHQRYTAAVAANLEMLGRGGAAS; encoded by the coding sequence ATGACCGCACCGTTTCGGGTCGATCTGGCCGAACTCGACGACATCACCGCGCGCGTGGCCGGATTCGCCGGTTTCCTCGAGGACAGTCTCGTCGGTATCCAGCAGCGGATCACCGCCGTTCAAGCCGGCTGGAGTGGCCCGTCTGCGACCGCCGCGAACGATGCCTTCGCTCGTTGGCTCACCGGCGCACAGGATGTCGCCGAGGGGATCCGCGAGATGCAGGCCGCCGCAGTCGCCGCGCATCAGCGATACACCGCGGCCGTGGCCGCGAATCTGGAAATGCTCGGCCGTGGTGGAGCAGCGTCGTGA
- a CDS encoding pyridoxamine 5'-phosphate oxidase family protein produces the protein MTTWSRFTEEAPHIAEVFLRRHRAAGNLCMLGTLRSDGYPRISPIEPRVFEGLLVIAGMPGTTKFRDLARDPRFCLHTATVDTNVSDGDAKLFGTVMDLPDREVHTRFAQQLFDETGFDIRGQEFDHFYVAELTGASTVEVAGDHLDITIWKPGEGERVVQKH, from the coding sequence ATGACCACTTGGAGCCGATTCACCGAAGAAGCGCCGCATATCGCCGAGGTCTTCCTGCGCAGGCACCGGGCCGCGGGGAATCTCTGCATGCTCGGCACCCTCCGTTCCGACGGTTACCCGCGGATCAGCCCGATCGAGCCGCGGGTCTTCGAGGGGTTGCTCGTGATCGCGGGGATGCCGGGCACCACCAAGTTCCGCGACCTCGCCCGGGATCCGCGCTTCTGCCTGCACACCGCCACGGTCGACACGAACGTGTCCGACGGCGACGCCAAACTGTTCGGCACCGTCATGGACCTCCCCGACCGGGAGGTGCACACCCGCTTCGCTCAGCAACTGTTCGATGAGACCGGCTTCGACATCCGAGGTCAGGAGTTCGACCACTTCTACGTCGCCGAGCTCACCGGGGCGTCGACGGTGGAGGTAGCGGGCGACCACCTCGACATCACCATCTGGAAACCCGGCGAAGGAGAGCGCGTGGTGCAGAAGCACTGA
- the argJ gene encoding bifunctional glutamate N-acetyltransferase/amino-acid acetyltransferase ArgJ, with the protein MTTADIADGKLVRTQGVTAPLGFRAAGIAAGIKASGKPDLALVFNEGPEYPAAGVFTRNKVKAAPVLWSQQVLTGKRLRAVILNSGGANACTGPGGFQDTHKTAEELATALSNWGTETGAGEIAVCSTGLIGDRLPMDKLIPAVTEIVHEMGGGLSGGSDAAWAIMTTDTVPKEAAFHHRDKWNVGGMAKGAGMLAPSLATMLVVLTTDAAVTADQLDQALRNATARTFDRLDVDGSCSTNDTVLLLANGASEVTPSQEELDAAVLAVCDDLAAQLMADAEGVTKRVLVTVAGAATEDEAVAAARTVARDSLVKTALFGSDPNWGRVLAAVGMAPIMLDPNRISVSFNGKPVCVDGVGAPGARAVDLSGTDIEVLIELNVGSASATIRTTDLSHGYVEENSAYSS; encoded by the coding sequence GTGACGACAGCCGACATCGCCGACGGCAAGCTGGTCCGGACCCAGGGCGTGACCGCACCGCTCGGTTTCCGCGCGGCGGGCATTGCCGCGGGCATCAAGGCCAGCGGCAAGCCGGATCTGGCGCTGGTGTTCAACGAAGGGCCGGAGTACCCGGCCGCGGGCGTGTTCACCCGCAACAAGGTCAAGGCCGCACCGGTGCTGTGGTCGCAGCAGGTGCTGACCGGCAAGCGGCTGCGCGCGGTGATCCTGAATTCCGGCGGAGCCAACGCCTGCACGGGGCCGGGCGGATTCCAGGACACGCACAAGACCGCCGAGGAACTCGCCACCGCGCTGAGCAACTGGGGCACCGAGACCGGCGCGGGCGAGATCGCCGTCTGTTCGACCGGGCTGATCGGTGACCGGCTCCCGATGGACAAACTGATCCCCGCCGTCACCGAGATCGTGCACGAGATGGGCGGCGGCCTGTCCGGCGGCTCGGATGCCGCATGGGCCATCATGACCACCGACACCGTGCCCAAGGAGGCGGCGTTCCACCACCGCGACAAGTGGAATGTCGGCGGCATGGCCAAGGGCGCGGGCATGCTGGCCCCGTCACTGGCGACCATGCTGGTGGTGCTCACCACCGACGCGGCGGTGACCGCCGATCAGCTCGACCAGGCCCTGCGCAACGCCACCGCCCGCACCTTCGACCGGCTCGACGTGGACGGTTCCTGCTCCACCAACGACACCGTGCTGCTGCTGGCCAACGGCGCCAGCGAGGTCACCCCCAGCCAGGAGGAACTGGACGCCGCCGTGCTCGCGGTCTGCGACGATCTGGCCGCACAGTTGATGGCCGACGCCGAGGGCGTCACCAAGCGGGTGCTGGTCACCGTCGCGGGCGCGGCCACCGAGGACGAGGCGGTGGCCGCGGCGCGCACCGTCGCCCGCGACAGCCTGGTCAAGACGGCGCTGTTCGGATCCGACCCGAACTGGGGCCGTGTGCTCGCCGCGGTAGGCATGGCGCCGATCATGCTCGATCCGAACCGGATCTCGGTGTCGTTCAACGGGAAGCCGGTGTGCGTCGACGGAGTCGGCGCGCCCGGAGCCCGCGCGGTCGACCTTTCCGGCACCGACATCGAGGTGCTGATCGAGCTGAACGTCGGCTCCGCGAGCGCGACCATCCGAACCACCGATCTCTCGCACGGTTACGTCGAAGAGAACTCGGCCTACAGCTCATGA
- a CDS encoding isocitrate lyase/phosphoenolpyruvate mutase family protein: protein MTSSSPAPGAAASPTKFEIFHGLHHRDRPLVLPNAWDFASAALLATEGFPAIGTTSLGVAAAAGLADGAGRTKAETLASARRLARLPIPVTVDIEGGFDERPGAVADFVEQLAAWGIAGVNLEDGRAGSALATPEHQATLIAAIKERTPEMFVNARIDTYWLGLDHGSTHARVRRYAAAGADGVFLPGLTDPERIRRLVAATELPVNVLYAATGPGVATLTGLGVRRISTGSLLYRSALSAAVEVARSVRDDASPASGVVSYTDIQRLLPAHTSQ, encoded by the coding sequence ATGACTTCGTCTTCTCCGGCGCCCGGAGCGGCCGCCTCGCCGACCAAGTTCGAGATCTTCCACGGTCTGCATCACCGTGACCGGCCCCTCGTACTGCCCAACGCCTGGGACTTCGCGTCGGCCGCGCTGCTGGCGACCGAGGGATTCCCGGCGATCGGCACCACCAGCCTCGGCGTCGCCGCCGCGGCAGGGCTGGCCGATGGGGCGGGCAGAACGAAGGCGGAAACGCTCGCTTCCGCCCGTCGCCTGGCGCGGCTACCGATCCCCGTGACCGTCGACATCGAGGGTGGCTTCGACGAGCGGCCCGGCGCTGTAGCGGATTTCGTCGAACAGCTCGCCGCCTGGGGGATCGCGGGCGTCAACCTGGAAGACGGCCGTGCGGGATCGGCGCTGGCGACGCCGGAGCACCAGGCCACACTGATCGCCGCGATCAAGGAACGCACGCCTGAAATGTTCGTCAATGCCCGTATCGACACCTACTGGCTGGGTCTCGATCACGGCTCGACCCACGCCCGCGTGCGACGGTACGCGGCGGCCGGAGCCGACGGCGTCTTCCTGCCGGGCCTGACCGACCCGGAGCGCATCCGGCGGCTCGTGGCGGCGACGGAATTGCCGGTCAACGTCCTCTATGCCGCCACCGGCCCCGGCGTCGCGACGCTGACCGGACTCGGCGTGCGCCGGATCAGCACCGGGTCGCTGCTCTACCGCTCGGCGCTGTCGGCCGCGGTGGAGGTCGCACGCTCCGTGCGGGACGACGCCTCCCCTGCGTCCGGCGTCGTGAGCTACACCGATATCCAACGCCTGCTGCCTGCGCACACCAGCCAGTGA
- a CDS encoding acetylornithine transaminase, protein MSTAELQKRWSAALMNNYGTPKVALVRGAGAVVYDADGKRYVDFLGGIAVNSLGHAHPAILEAVTQQLGTLGHVSNLYASEPVIELAERLLAHFADGEGRAFFCNSGTEAVEAAFKIARLTGRHKIVACEEAFHGRTMGALALTGQPSKRTPFEPMPPGVVHVPYGDAAALDAVVDEDTAAVFLEPIMGESGVVVPPFDYLAKAREITARNGALLVLDEVQTGIGRTGKFYAHQAVGIVPDVITLAKGLGGGLPIGAVLANGRAADLLTPGLHGTTFGGNPVCAAAALAVLRTIDDTDLLSHVESVGKRLSDGIELLQHPLIDQVRGAGLLLGIVLTDDVSARVEARAREAGYLVNPAKPNVIRLAPPLVLTETQADNFVADLPEILDGALEDTKGVAAQ, encoded by the coding sequence ATGAGCACAGCTGAACTGCAGAAGCGGTGGTCCGCCGCGCTGATGAACAACTACGGCACGCCGAAGGTCGCGCTGGTGCGCGGCGCGGGGGCCGTGGTCTACGACGCGGACGGCAAGCGCTACGTCGATTTCCTCGGCGGCATCGCGGTCAACAGCCTCGGCCACGCGCACCCCGCGATCCTCGAGGCGGTCACCCAGCAGCTCGGCACGCTCGGGCACGTGTCGAATCTGTACGCCAGCGAGCCGGTCATCGAGCTGGCCGAGCGGCTGCTCGCGCACTTCGCCGACGGCGAGGGCCGGGCCTTCTTCTGCAACTCCGGCACCGAGGCCGTCGAGGCGGCGTTCAAGATCGCCCGGCTGACCGGGCGCCACAAGATCGTCGCGTGCGAGGAGGCCTTCCACGGCCGCACCATGGGCGCGCTGGCCCTCACCGGCCAGCCGTCCAAGCGGACTCCCTTCGAACCGATGCCGCCCGGTGTCGTGCACGTGCCCTACGGCGACGCCGCGGCGCTGGACGCCGTGGTCGACGAGGACACCGCCGCGGTGTTCCTCGAGCCGATCATGGGGGAGAGCGGAGTGGTGGTACCGCCGTTCGACTACCTCGCCAAGGCGCGCGAGATCACCGCGCGCAACGGGGCGCTGCTGGTGCTCGACGAAGTGCAGACCGGCATCGGCCGGACCGGGAAGTTCTACGCCCACCAGGCTGTCGGCATCGTGCCGGACGTCATCACCCTGGCCAAAGGCCTCGGCGGCGGACTGCCCATCGGCGCGGTACTGGCCAACGGGCGGGCGGCCGATCTGCTCACCCCCGGCCTGCACGGCACCACCTTCGGCGGCAACCCGGTGTGCGCGGCGGCGGCGCTCGCGGTGCTGCGCACGATCGACGACACCGATCTGCTCTCGCACGTCGAGTCGGTCGGCAAGCGGCTCAGCGACGGCATCGAGTTGTTGCAACATCCGCTCATCGATCAGGTGCGCGGTGCCGGCCTGCTGCTGGGCATCGTGCTCACCGACGACGTGTCCGCGCGGGTCGAAGCGCGAGCACGGGAGGCGGGCTACCTCGTCAACCCGGCCAAACCGAACGTGATCCGGCTGGCGCCGCCGCTGGTGCTCACCGAGACCCAGGCGGACAACTTCGTCGCCGATCTGCCGGAGATCCTCGACGGCGCGCTCGAGGACACGAAAGGAGTTGCGGCGCAATGA